A section of the Larus michahellis chromosome 1, bLarMic1.1, whole genome shotgun sequence genome encodes:
- the DUS4L gene encoding tRNA-dihydrouridine(20a/20b) synthase [NAD(P)+]-like isoform X4 yields MIGDIVETKQCQLKDPMDLFHSGQVVKICAPMVRYSKLAFRTLVRKYSCDLCYTPMIVAADFVRSEKARDSEFTTNKGDHPLIVQFAAKEAQILCDAAHIVCPFADGIDLNCGCPQRWAMAEGYGACLINKPELVRDMVRHVRNQIDNPRFSVSIKIRIHEDLKRTVDLCQKAEATGVSWITVHGRSVEERHQPVHYDAIKIIKQSMSIPIVANGDIKTLKDAENVHHLTGADDCNVFLTSDECNYVQHSRQPYINKPDFYNFS; encoded by the exons ATGATTGGTGACATCGTAGAAACTAAACAATGCCAACTAAAAGATCCCATGGATTTGTTTCATTCTGGGCAAGTTGTAAAAATATGTGCCCCTATGGTCCGCTATTCAAA GTTGGCTTTCAGGACCTTGGTTAGGAAATACAGTTGCGATTTGTGCTACACACCAATGATAGTGGCAGCGGATTTTGTGAGATCTGAAAAAGCTAGAGACAGCGAATTCACAACAaacaaag GTGATCATCCGTTGATTGTTCAGTTTGCTGCTAAAGAAGCACAGATTTTGTGCGATGCTGCCCATATCGTCTGTCCTTTTGCAGATGGAATAGACCTAAACTGTGGCTGTCCTCAGAG atgggCAATGGCAGAAGGTTATGGTGCTTGCTTAATAAATAAACCAGAGCTCGTTCGAGATATGGTGAGACATGTACGGAATCAGATCGACAACCCTAGATTTTCAGTATCTATTAAAATAAG GATCCATGAGGACTTAAAAAGAACAGTTGACCTGTGTCAAAAAGCTGAAGCAACTGGAGTTTCGTGGATTACAGTACACGGGAGAAGTGTAGAAGAAAGACATCAGCCTGTACATTAtgatgcaattaaaataattaaacaaagcATGTCTATACCTATTGTGGCTAATGGAGACATTAAAACTTTAAAAGATGCTGAAAACGTTCATCACTTGACAGGAGCAGATG ATTGTAATGTTTTCTTGACATCGGATGAGTGCAATTATGTACAGCATTCCAG GCAGCCTTACATCAACAAGCCAGACTTCTACAACTTCAGTTAG
- the DUS4L gene encoding tRNA-dihydrouridine(20a/20b) synthase [NAD(P)+]-like isoform X1 — MIGDIVETKQCQLKDPMDLFHSGQVVKICAPMVRYSKLAFRTLVRKYSCDLCYTPMIVAADFVRSEKARDSEFTTNKGDHPLIVQFAAKEAQILCDAAHIVCPFADGIDLNCGCPQRWAMAEGYGACLINKPELVRDMVRHVRNQIDNPRFSVSIKIRIHEDLKRTVDLCQKAEATGVSWITVHGRSVEERHQPVHYDAIKIIKQSMSIPIVANGDIKTLKDAENVHHLTGADGIMVARGLLANPAMFAGYEETPLKCIQDWVDIALEHGTPFTCFHHHLMYMMERITSKQEKKVFNVLSSTSAVLDYLNNHYGV; from the exons ATGATTGGTGACATCGTAGAAACTAAACAATGCCAACTAAAAGATCCCATGGATTTGTTTCATTCTGGGCAAGTTGTAAAAATATGTGCCCCTATGGTCCGCTATTCAAA GTTGGCTTTCAGGACCTTGGTTAGGAAATACAGTTGCGATTTGTGCTACACACCAATGATAGTGGCAGCGGATTTTGTGAGATCTGAAAAAGCTAGAGACAGCGAATTCACAACAaacaaag GTGATCATCCGTTGATTGTTCAGTTTGCTGCTAAAGAAGCACAGATTTTGTGCGATGCTGCCCATATCGTCTGTCCTTTTGCAGATGGAATAGACCTAAACTGTGGCTGTCCTCAGAG atgggCAATGGCAGAAGGTTATGGTGCTTGCTTAATAAATAAACCAGAGCTCGTTCGAGATATGGTGAGACATGTACGGAATCAGATCGACAACCCTAGATTTTCAGTATCTATTAAAATAAG GATCCATGAGGACTTAAAAAGAACAGTTGACCTGTGTCAAAAAGCTGAAGCAACTGGAGTTTCGTGGATTACAGTACACGGGAGAAGTGTAGAAGAAAGACATCAGCCTGTACATTAtgatgcaattaaaataattaaacaaagcATGTCTATACCTATTGTGGCTAATGGAGACATTAAAACTTTAAAAGATGCTGAAAACGTTCATCACTTGACAGGAGCAGATG GTATAATGGTGGCTAGAGGACTCTTAGCAAATCCAGCTATGTTTGCAGGATACGAAGAGACACCTTTGAAGTGCATCCAGGACTGGGTTGACATTGCTCTTGAGCATGGAACTCCTTTTACTTGTTTTCACCACCACTTAATGTACATGATGGAACGCATaacttcaaaacaagaaaaaaaagtttttaatgttttatcaAGTACCTCAGCAGTACTAGATTATCTGAATAATCATTATGGTGTGTGA
- the DUS4L gene encoding tRNA-dihydrouridine(20a/20b) synthase [NAD(P)+]-like isoform X3, whose product MIGDIVETKQCQLKDPMDLFHSGQVVKICAPMVRYSKLAFRTLVRKYSCDLCYTPMIVAADFVRSEKARDSEFTTNKGDHPLIVQFAAKEAQILCDAAHIVCPFADGIDLNCGCPQRWAMAEGYGACLINKPELVRDMVRHVRNQIDNPRFSVSIKIRIHEDLKRTVDLCQKAEATGVSWITVHGRSVEERHQPVHYDAIKIIKQSMSIPIVANGDIKTLKDAENVHHLTGADGYEETPLKCIQDWVDIALEHGTPFTCFHHHLMYMMERITSKQEKKVFNVLSSTSAVLDYLNNHYGV is encoded by the exons ATGATTGGTGACATCGTAGAAACTAAACAATGCCAACTAAAAGATCCCATGGATTTGTTTCATTCTGGGCAAGTTGTAAAAATATGTGCCCCTATGGTCCGCTATTCAAA GTTGGCTTTCAGGACCTTGGTTAGGAAATACAGTTGCGATTTGTGCTACACACCAATGATAGTGGCAGCGGATTTTGTGAGATCTGAAAAAGCTAGAGACAGCGAATTCACAACAaacaaag GTGATCATCCGTTGATTGTTCAGTTTGCTGCTAAAGAAGCACAGATTTTGTGCGATGCTGCCCATATCGTCTGTCCTTTTGCAGATGGAATAGACCTAAACTGTGGCTGTCCTCAGAG atgggCAATGGCAGAAGGTTATGGTGCTTGCTTAATAAATAAACCAGAGCTCGTTCGAGATATGGTGAGACATGTACGGAATCAGATCGACAACCCTAGATTTTCAGTATCTATTAAAATAAG GATCCATGAGGACTTAAAAAGAACAGTTGACCTGTGTCAAAAAGCTGAAGCAACTGGAGTTTCGTGGATTACAGTACACGGGAGAAGTGTAGAAGAAAGACATCAGCCTGTACATTAtgatgcaattaaaataattaaacaaagcATGTCTATACCTATTGTGGCTAATGGAGACATTAAAACTTTAAAAGATGCTGAAAACGTTCATCACTTGACAGGAGCAGATG GATACGAAGAGACACCTTTGAAGTGCATCCAGGACTGGGTTGACATTGCTCTTGAGCATGGAACTCCTTTTACTTGTTTTCACCACCACTTAATGTACATGATGGAACGCATaacttcaaaacaagaaaaaaaagtttttaatgttttatcaAGTACCTCAGCAGTACTAGATTATCTGAATAATCATTATGGTGTGTGA
- the DUS4L gene encoding tRNA-dihydrouridine(20a/20b) synthase [NAD(P)+]-like isoform X2 produces the protein MIGDIVETKQCQLKDPMDLFHSGQVVKICAPMVRYSKLAFRTLVRKYSCDLCYTPMIVAADFVRSEKARDSEFTTNKGDHPLIVQFAAKEAQILCDAAHIVCPFADGIDLNCGCPQRWAMAEGYGACLINKPELVRDMVRHVRNQIDNPRFSVSIKIRIHEDLKRTVDLCQKAEATGVSWITVHGRSVEERHQPVHYDAIKIIKQSMSIPIVANGDIKTLKDAENVHHLTGADGSLTSTSQTSTTSVRIPSRSGRVQPAAEGRSHKMFAGGFTLSLRSRSRLVGNTQQLQWKCTAVAAE, from the exons ATGATTGGTGACATCGTAGAAACTAAACAATGCCAACTAAAAGATCCCATGGATTTGTTTCATTCTGGGCAAGTTGTAAAAATATGTGCCCCTATGGTCCGCTATTCAAA GTTGGCTTTCAGGACCTTGGTTAGGAAATACAGTTGCGATTTGTGCTACACACCAATGATAGTGGCAGCGGATTTTGTGAGATCTGAAAAAGCTAGAGACAGCGAATTCACAACAaacaaag GTGATCATCCGTTGATTGTTCAGTTTGCTGCTAAAGAAGCACAGATTTTGTGCGATGCTGCCCATATCGTCTGTCCTTTTGCAGATGGAATAGACCTAAACTGTGGCTGTCCTCAGAG atgggCAATGGCAGAAGGTTATGGTGCTTGCTTAATAAATAAACCAGAGCTCGTTCGAGATATGGTGAGACATGTACGGAATCAGATCGACAACCCTAGATTTTCAGTATCTATTAAAATAAG GATCCATGAGGACTTAAAAAGAACAGTTGACCTGTGTCAAAAAGCTGAAGCAACTGGAGTTTCGTGGATTACAGTACACGGGAGAAGTGTAGAAGAAAGACATCAGCCTGTACATTAtgatgcaattaaaataattaaacaaagcATGTCTATACCTATTGTGGCTAATGGAGACATTAAAACTTTAAAAGATGCTGAAAACGTTCATCACTTGACAGGAGCAGATG GCAGCCTTACATCAACAAGCCAGACTTCTACAACTTCAGTTAGAATACCGTCCAGGAGCGGCAgagtgcagccagcagcagaagggagGTCTCACAAGATGTTTGCAGGAGGCTTCACTCTGTCCCTCAGATCACGTTCCAGGTTGGTGGGGAACACGCAGCAGCTGCAGTGGAAGTGCACAGCAGTCGCTGCAGAGTGA